Genomic DNA from Hordeum vulgare subsp. vulgare chromosome 2H, MorexV3_pseudomolecules_assembly, whole genome shotgun sequence:
tcatagccattccgagatatattgccatgcaactaccaccgttccgtctcatgacatgtgccaccacttccatattgccattgcatgatcgtaagatagctagcatgatgtttccatggcttgtccgtttttttatgtcattgctatgctagatcattgtcgcggtacactaccgaaggcatttcatatagagtcatcattgctctaagtattgagttgtaagtgtgatgatcatcattaatagagcattgtcccatgtgaggaaataaaagaggccaacgaagcccatttataaaaaagaggccaaagatgcccaccaaaataaaaaataaaaaataaaaaaagaggccaaagagcccacaaaaaaatgagagaaaagagagaagggacaattgctactatcctcattccacacttgtgcttcaaatataactatgatcttcatgacagagagtctcctatgttgtcacttccatatactactggaaatttttcattatataacttggcttgtatattccaatgatgggcttcctcaaaattgccctaggtcttcgtgagcaagcaagttgggtgcacacccactagtttcttttgtgagctttcatactcttataagctctagtgcatctgttgcatggcaatccctactcactcacattgatatctattgatgggcatctccatagcccgttgatacacctagttgatgtgagactatctcctcctttttgtcttctccacaaccaccatattctattccacctatagtgctatgtccatggctcacgctcatgtattgcgtgaaagttgaaaaagtttgagaacactaaagtatgaaacaattgcttggctaaaaccggggttgtgcatgatttaaatacgttgtgtggggaagatggagcatagccagactatatgattttgtagggataaatttctttggccatgatattttgagaagacatgattgctttgttagtatgcttgaaatattattgtatttatgtcaaatgatagactattgcttcgaaatactcgtgttttagtattcatgccatgattagattatatgatcaagattatgctaggtagcatttcacataaaaaattatcttttttatcatttacctactcgaggacgagcatgaattaagcttggggatgctgatacgtctccgtcgtatctttaatttttaattgtttcatgccaatattctacaactttcatatacttttggcaactttttatactatttttgggactaacatattgatccagtgcccagtgccagttcctgtttgttgcatgttttttgtttcgcagaatatccataccaaacaaagtccaaacgtaataaaaaattacggggatttttttttggaatatttatgatttttgggaagaagaatcaacgcgaggcgatgcacggagtgcccacaagccctgtcgccgcgaccagggggtgggcccgcggcaggcaggcaggctcgtggccactccttaaggcggttggagcccttctttcgccgcaagaaagataatatccggaagaaaatcgtgttaaaatttcagcccaatcggagttagtgatctccaggaatttaagaaacggtgaaacgcagaatctgggagcgcagaaacagaaggacacaaagagagagatccaatctcggaggggctctcgcgccctccgccgccatggagaccatggaccagaggggaaacccttctcccatctagggaggaggtcaaggaagaagaagaaggagggggctctctccccctctctcccggcggcgccgaaacgccgcccgggacatcatcgtgtgacggcgatctacaccaacaccttcgtcatcttcaccaacatctccatcaccttcccccatctttattcagcggtccactctcccgcaacccgctgtaccctctacttgaacatggcgctttatgctacatattattgtccaatgatgtgttgctatcctatgatgtctgagtagattatcgctgtcctatcggtgattgatgaattgctatgattgatttaatttgcttgtggttatgttgttgtcctttggtgtccatcatatgttcgcgcacgtggatcacaccatagggttagttgtatgttgataggactatgtattgcaggctagagtgacagaagcttcaaacctagcatagaaattgatgcatatgggattgaagggggaccaatatatcttactgctatggttgggttttaccttaatgaacgttagtagttgcggacgcttgctaatagttccaaacgtaagtgcatagaattccaagtaagggatgacatgctagcagaggcctctcccacatgatacttgctatcgatctagtaacgtagtcaattgcttagggacaattccgcaactcctaccaccacttttccacactcgttagacactcgtagttgtttctttatctaaccaatcCCTAGTTTtacttacgtgttctttactttcttgcaagcctatcctatcactcctacaaagtacttctagtttcatacttgttctaggtaaagcgaacgtaaagtgtgcgtagagttgtatcggtggtcgatagaacttgagggaatatttgtcctacctttagctcctcgttgggatcgacactcttacttatcgagaaaggctacaattgatcccctatacctaTGGGTTATCAACGTCATGTGAGGGGCCATTCAACTCCAACCAACAATCCATGAGGATGAAGTTTTTCTTCTCCATGTTCGCGTATAATGGGCATGCATGGAAAGGCAACTGCCATCGCCGTCCGATCCCTCGCCCCCATCCCGACCCTTCACCCTTCTTAAGAGGTGGTGGGTGGTTGACATCCATAGCATTTCTTGTGAACATTCACATCTTTTCCAGATTTTTAATACATTTTAAATTACTTTTTTTTTGTGAAATTAAAGCATGGGGAACACCCAAGGATAAGAGCACATGATATTTCCCCGGATGCCCTTACCTCTCCATCGCGGAAAAACGCTATTTTATTTATTGTTGTGTTATTTACTTATTACTATACTAgcaaatatgcccgtgcgttgcaatgggagaaaataTATCTCATATTCACTCCATTTTAATATCTAAAACTGCTCAATCATGAACAACCGCCTCTAGTTGTGCTATGTTGTTCCTTTTATTCCCTTATTATGCAATGTGATCACCACCACAAAACCGGTGGATCCACCTCTCCTTATATTCGATAGATATTTAAAGTGTGCTATGACGCGCTTCATGGGTAGGTTCCCATCTCTGAAATATGGATATAAACAAACTGGGTCTATGAACCAATTGAATGCAGAAAAATTGGCTTTGTTATGGTAGGACATGTCAAGGATGGACATTCTTTAGTGCAGACTACGAGCAGAACAAAATCATATATCAGGTATATTTCTATTTTTGAGTTTATTTTTACTTTTGAACAGAAACAAAATAATACAATTTTGTATCACTATTAAATATGAACTGAAAAGGCATCTACACATTGATATTCTGATTCTTGCAGCACGATTTCTACATCATGTTTTTCAAAAGTTGCTGGCACGCTAGACATACTATTACAAACCCACAGAATCATGGAGATGCAATGTTGATTATTGATGACATAAGTTGGCTCTTAGTATTTTTCTTGTAAGattttttctttttgcaaaatcaGCGGATCCACAAATACAAATATTAAAGAAGATCTCATAGATAACCAAAGGTATATCTCTCTATAGATATGCACAAAAGGAAGAGGAGTGGTTATTCTATGATCTGAAATGACATCACGTACTCATATAGCCTATTGGTATGAAGACCGACTTGTTGTTGCTACTTAATGTTATTAGAGACCTTCTTTGGCTATTTCAAAATACAATGGAACATAATCCATGTTGAAACTGTAGGTTGTGCAACCGAATATATAGAAGAACAAACAGAATCATACCCGTTGTTCTGGCTATCACATGCAAGCAGTAAAAACAATTCATATAACACAAATGTGGTGGGCTCGTGGCCAACCAAGTAAATAAGAACAAACCTTTATTTTTCATGACCACTTGTTCCTGAAcacaacaaaggaaatgtcataTCCTTTACAACCTTAAAGACAAACCTGAAACAAAGCCATACTTCACAAGATCCTAGAGAGCAATGAACATGGCTAGAATTACATTGACCTCTTCTTCTCAACCTTGTACCTGAACTATAAAGCCAAAGACCCCTTCCAAGTCTGCTCCAACACCTCATACTGATCCGTTCCGTATCACCTTAATATGATACCACCCAAAAATGTTTGCTTCCCTGCAAAGAAAAGGATGGTTCTCTAAGGGATTGCAAGGATTTCTTAAGGAATTTTTTTGGCTCAAACAAACacacaaacaccttgtgtgcacaacATAACCGAGGAGATCCACACACACGTGTGCGTATCTGAAGTTGATGGAAGGCGGTGTAGAGAAGGGACGGCAAGGTCGCCGGCAACTGCAAACAACGACCGACTGGCGGTGGCTCTGGTCGAGCGACGAGCGTGAACCCTCCCAGGCGGCGCATAGCGAGGAGCTCGGGCGCACTCGGAAGAGGAAGAGTTGATGCGGAACAGTGTTGCAGGGTGCTGCGATCTACGGCGTGGGTCGGCGAATCAAGCGTCGCGCAAGTCGTGCGCCACCGCCTGTGGCGGCTAGGTCGCGAGGTGACCGCCGCTTGTGGCGGCTAGGTCGCGAGGTGACCGCCGCTTGTGACGGCTAGGTCGCgaggtgagggagagaggagaagccCGTGCCCGTGTCTgctaatgttttttgttttcaACCCGGGATGAAACATTTTCTCACATTAAAAGAAGGACCGCGGGTTGAGTACCTAAAACCTcaggttttttttgcaaaacagCCACGACGGTGAGAAAAAAAATTAACCGCCTTAATATTAGATAAAAATTACTTTTAATTAAGTTCGTCGCCTCGTCCCTTTTCCCCCACCAGGCCACTCCCTCCGTCTCTCGGCAGACGCAAAAAGGGGTGAAAATCCAAACTTCTCCCGCAAGACTGGCTCGCACCAAATCGCATCGCCCCTCACTGATCCCTTCGCGTCCTGCTTCCAAGCCACAGCCCATAGGCCCCACACCCAGCTCCTCCCGCTCTGATTTCACAGCCGGCGAGCTAGCCATGTCGATTCGCCCGCTGTGGCTGCCGGAGCCGCCGCCCGACGTGGATCGGGCGCCGGAGATCTTCGCGGGTGGCGTCGCCGCGGTGCGCCGAGCAGTCGTCATCGGGAACGGCTGCCCAGGCGccgagaaccagtgcctcggcctCGTCCGCGCCCTCGGCCTCGCCGACCGCCTCACGCTCTACGTaagcgcgccgccgcccctcccgttCCCTCTCGTCCTGCGATGACCGTGTGACAGGATCGTTTTTTGTGCCCTTGCTAATCATGTCATCAGCTTAGCGtcgcatcgcgttttgcgatttaATGATCTACTTAGTAAATTTTACTAGAATAAACCCCGTGGCTTGCAACCACTTTACTTGCAATGGAGAAGATTGGGCAGATGTGTATAATTCAGTACTAGAATTATGTTTTGTTTGAAGTACATGTACCAAGAGCCTATTCGGCTATTCCTAAAGGTGAATTCTCTAGAAAAGGATCTCAAGTAGTGGGTTCTAGAATTATGCGGGCGATCCTATTAAGGAATTCCCTAAAGGTGAATTCTCTAGAAGAAGCTCTAATATTGTATTTGGCTTCTTGGATGCTTATCAGAAGCCACAAAGAATTTCAAATGACGTGGCGTTTTGTTAGCTCTTCTTTTGCACTCAGCTTTGATAAGAGGGGGGTTTGATCatcttatttattttcttgcaaaattaTAGTACTATGtttgagcaactctagcagagtcACCATATTTGCAGCCGAGTCACGCACAAAATCAGATACACCATATTGCGGCCTCCGTATTTTTTTATCGCATCACCTCAATACTCAGTACACCCAATTTGAGGGATTGAACACTTAAATTGACTAAACATTCCATTACAAAGTTCTTACACAAGGGGAGAGAAGTCGAGTAGCGTCATTTTCTTATCATAGGTGTTCAAAAAATTGTTGCTTTTACATACATGTAGCGACTATAGCTTGATATCGAGCCCCATGTCGATGGTGAATGATACTCATGGGGGCACATGCATTGATGCATATGTGACGAGTCTAGGCACGGCGGTGTGATGGTCCGGTGCGGTTCACGCCGGAGCAGTGGAATTGGCAGGGAGAGAAGATGGGCCACACAGGAGGATGAGGAGAGAGGTGAAACTTCCCTCCAGCGTGGGCAGTTGGCGATGGGGCGTGCTCCAAAGCAACGCCCCACAGCCTCCAAATATGGAGAGACTCGCGGGCTCAATTTGAAAGCGGCCTCCATAAACTATGGCGTTCCAGGGCGGGATGGCGACTCTGCTAGAGAGGGCTTTTTGGCCAAAATTGCCAAACAAGCGGTTATTATGGTGATCGGGACGATATGGTGACTCTACTATAGTTGCTCTTATATGGCAACTAGTCATCATTCCTAAACTCAAGCTGCTAGAGAGTAAGAGCGGCATGTGTTGTATATTTTTGGTGCCTCTGTTCAAGGCTTGGTTTTGGAGGTGTAATCATGGTTTAAACATAATATAGCCTTGTCCTCCGTAAGTAATGCAAGAATCTTGCTTCTAGCTTTTAGAGGGGTTTGTTAATTGTTACCACAGCCTCTTCTATTTTATCGTGTCAGTGTTGTAGTCTATTGCTGCAAATCAGGGGTGTAAACATTATTGCCAATTGTCAAGTTGATTCTGAAACGCCTAATCAACTTAATTCTCAGATGGCGATTTTTGGATTTGGTACCGGTTGGTTCTTGGCCTGGCGCTCTGTGTGATTTATGGGGTTTCAGTAGCATGTAGTGCCTTAGTGCTCTCTGTGTCATGTGACATCCATGATTGAATTTTTGGTTGTGTACTGATTGGAATCTGGGAATGGCTCTACCCTGAAATACTCTAGATAGATTGTCATTTATTTCTGGATTGCTGTTACTCATTGGCCTGTGTGAGCTCGGTTAACAACATAAATAAGAAAACCATGGCAGTGACAAGCTAATAAAATGTTTGTCATTTTTGTCTAGTCTGTAGTTACTCAAATGCCTGTGTAGTAGCTCGGTTAACAACATAAGAAGGAACTTAATATAATGCAAATTCTTATTGATATTCACTATCTTTATCTTTCTCAGTATTTTTCTTAGGTCCCATTATCTAGAATTTCATATAATTATGTCAGTGACCCCTTCCATATGCTTTTTGTTTTGCCTTTCTTATGGACCTTGAGTTACTctcattattttatttatttatgaaatatgtTGGGTCATGCAGCGTATTATCAGGCCAACCGGTGGAATCAACAAGTGGCTGCACTTTCTCCCTATCTCCTTGCATAAAATGGTGGACCAAGTACTCAGACATATACTGTCTAACACGACGTTCACAACACTGTTTCAAGGAAAACTGGCACCTTATCATGTCAGTAATGTTCAATCTTTTGGATTGTCTTCTGTACTGGAAGCAGATTCCAAAAGGATAGTGACAATGGTCCGTGATACCTTCGAGAAGTAAGGTTCACATTTCTTATGTTGTTGCTTTGCTGTTTGTGCACTACTGCGCTGTTTTATATTGATCATGGTTCTATGCCGCTTCCGAATATTTTACTCCAATACCTTGTCTGCTTGTCACAATGCATGAATCAGTAAATCTCCATACTCATCCTTCCATTCCCAAGCAAATGCTTAGTTCTTCCAATGACGTTTTTCCCCACAGCATGTTCGTTGATTACTTTATTACCTGGTCTACTTACAAATTTATGACTTCGTTATAAGTTATAATCACCACACTGGCTGCTTATGACTGAGCTTGTGTTGGTATATCAGGAAGATATAGTAGAATCATATAATTCGTTTTCATTTCTCTTCTTGGCCATGGAACCTGTAATAATATGTCATATCAGTATTACTATCACGACATACCACTATGTCAAACATGTCATATCCTTGAATACTTGAACCATACTTCCAGGAAGAACATTTAAAAGAGAAGGTGTtctttcatgaatttgaaataGGCAACCTATTATTAAAACATACTCCTGATTGGTCAGTTTCATATGAAGAATGTAAGCTAGCCTATACATTCTTTAGCACGTATGTTTGTGCCATAAATATTTAAATGTTCCTAGCATCTATTCTTTCTGCTCTATTTCCTCAAAGTTTGATTCGCTTTCAGGGAAGGCCTGGCGATCGTTGTTGCTTGTGGCCGTGATACCATACAATATGCCAGCTCCGTAAGGTGTTCAGCTCCAGATAATGTCTTTGTCATTCAGGTAGAATACTGAAACCAATATCAGTGGCTTATTGTTACTCAGCTAGGGATATGAACCATTGTGCTGCTTGCCATCCAAATTTGAGCTAAGTTTAATTTTACTGTATTTTCTATGTCAGATACAACACCCCAGGTATCGCCTTGATAGGTTTGATTTGGTGGTGACTCCTCGTCATGATTACTACGCTTTAACTGCAAAGGGACAACAAGAAGTACCGTGGCTTTTCCGGAGATGGATTACTCCACGAGAACCACCCGGTCCGAACGTGGTACGctgctttttcttttctttttgttgcaaATCTTCATATGTTTTCATCCAGCTGTTCTAGTTCATAACTTTGAACTTTGGAAAGCCAGGTCCTGACAGCTGGAGCACTTCACCAAGCAGATTCTGCTGCACTACGCATTGCTGCTACAAACTGGCATGATGCACTTGCTCCCTTGCCAAAGCCATTGGTAGTAGTAAGCATTGGAGGACCAACAAGTaaactcctccttcccttcctgtcTACATGCTAGAGAAAACCCGTCGTATCTCTGTTTCATGGCACGCCATCGAACAAGCCACTGCTTTGCCAAAGCGATGTCCTCCATACCATTTAGTGCAGTACACAAATGTGAAGCTCATGTAGCTGGATTTCCTGTTGCAGGCTGCGGCCTCATGCCCCCTATCTCACCCTAGTAGCAATGTCTGTGTAACCCTCATCATTTCTGCACGCCAGTTGGAGTGGTTCATCATATGGTTGGCTGCCCCGCCAGGCACAGACACACTACACATAGTTACAAAACAGACAACTTATTTGCCTGTGGCAAGAGAATAACTTATATCTTGATCTGCTGATTTATCCTGCCCTTTCCTTTTTGTTTGGGTTTGGTACGCATGCTATCGAGTAAGAACAATCTCATGTATTCAGTAGCCGATATTTCATGCACTATGGATTAAAACATCATTTGTGTTGGAATATGCCAGTTGAATAAATTTGATGTCTTTTGCTGTAGTATGCTTTATACTACAATAATAGGTATAAATATTATACATTCTACATCCCAAACGATGGGGTTGTTGGATTACTTCAATAGACAGGGTTGCAAACTTTAATAATGTTTTGTTACTGATTGCAAACGCTCAAGTCTAATATACATCACCTGAAACAAAATATTTTGTATCATGAAGATAAACCTTCTGAACTAAGATGGGAGTATGTGCATTTCCCAAATGCCCTTTATCCCAAATTTAGAGTTTATCAGGAATTCCATTGTTATActgtgtttttcttctccttacaAAATCATGAAACGAAGCATAACaaattatttttatttgcatCTGATTCATTGTATCACAAAATTCAATTGTGGACTTTAAGTTAGACTGTATGCTCATAGAAACAGGATATGGTAAATAAATTTCAAGGCTACACCTTCCATTTTTCTCATTCGTGTAAACTCTTGCATTCCACATGTTTTCTCTTTGTCTTACTCTCTCCACACGGCACACACAGGAGTGGCGTCTTGGGATGTGTGCAGTGAAACTTTTAAATATCCGGCTAACGATATCTGTATGATTATTTAGATTTGAGTTGACCACATTAAAATGACAAATGATACTTTTAACTTTTTATTCAAAAATATTTGGAGACCTGGGTGTGTGAGTGGGGGTGAGGGTATTATTACTATTTATCTTGTTCAAATTTGCCAAATTGCTGTTGCTAACAAAATACAAGGCATTTATATGCCTTCACTTGCTTCGTACTTTTAGAATTTTGAGACCACAGTTCGTACTTTTAGAATTTTGAGACCACAGTTTGAGCAGTTTCTGCTTACGCACTGATATATATAGATCTAATGCATGTCATTTCGATTCTCAGGAAACTGTAATTATGGTGTAGACCTTGCCAAGCAGTTGGTAAGCTCACTGCACAATGTTTCAGAGACCTGTGGAAGTGTCAGAATTTCATTTTCCAGGAGAACGCCACAGAAGGTAGGACCATGGATTGCTCATATCTTGTTTCATGCGTTGTGCACAGTTAAATATTGGAACCTTTTTTTTGGCAGGTGGCCGATCTTATATTGAGAGAGTTCAGCACACATCCAAAGTTCTACATTTGGGGTGGTGAAGGTAGATATACTAGATAAGAAAATGACATTTATCAGATGTTTTGATTTTTCTATGCAGAATTTATGTTGATCTGAATTTTCATATGCTGCAGAACCTAATCCACACCTAGGGCATCTTGCATGGGCCGATGCTTTCATCATAACAGCAGACTCGATAAGTATGCTAAGTGAGGCGTGCAGCACTGGGTGAGTTAGTACTGTATACTTGTACTCATTGTTCCTGTTTAGGATAAGTAAGTAGTTAAGCTTGTATTACCTATCTTTCAGGAAGCCGGTCTATGTCGTTGGAACTGAGCATTGCAGGTGGAAATTCTCAGATTTTCACAACACTCTGCATAAACGAGGGGCTGTTCGTCCTTTCACTGGATTGGAAGATGTAAGTTTGTGATCCCTTTTCAGTTCACATCTCTCTAGTTACTCCTCCTCAAGACATGTACTTCTATTACAATCTTACCATGTTGTGAGGAACGATTGTGAGGAACGAGAGTGTTCCTTTTCCCCTTTCTGGCCACACCATTTCTCAAGGGCGAGTTCATGGCATGTCTACATGACCTTTTCCTCCATTGTAGATGTCAGACAGCTGGAGCTACCCTCCTCTGAACGATGCCATTGATGTGGCTGCACGTGTTCGTGAAGTGCTTGCACAACGTGGATGGACAGTGGGTTAATAGCAGTCGAAGCAGAGAAAAAAGAGTGCCATTTTTGCTCCAGTTACGTTCCAAGCCCAGACAATTCAGAGCCTGCATCAGTTAGTATCTTAGTTGCATCTGCATGAGGATTTTTTTGCATATCACCGATGCAAAACTATTTGCTTCTTTGCAGAAGATGGCTATATTTTTTTGGGAACGTACTGCATAAAGTTTTGAGCAATCACACAGAGACAGCAGTGTTTTATTCCTGGCGTATTCATGCATCATTGTACCTAGTGTTATGCTGTAAAGAAGTCGATAGGATTGTGAATGGAACAAGGTGACATCATGCATTGGGTTGTGACTGTGTTAAGCTTATCGGCGGCAAGTCCTACTGGTCTTTTGTGCTACACAGGCATACGACGATACGCATATGCTGCGTTTTGTAATAGTATGTCAAATCTAGATGCCACGTTAGGTTCTACGGAGTAGCATATATTTTGCAGTCCTAGTACTTTGCAAAGCTTGACACTGGTTTTGGTGATGTTTCGGA
This window encodes:
- the LOC123426670 gene encoding mitochondrial fission protein ELM1; its protein translation is MSIRPLWLPEPPPDVDRAPEIFAGGVAAVRRAVVIGNGCPGAENQCLGLVRALGLADRLTLYRIIRPTGGINKWLHFLPISLHKMVDQVLRHILSNTTFTTLFQGKLAPYHVSNVQSFGLSSVLEADSKRIVTMVRDTFEKEGLAIVVACGRDTIQYASSVRCSAPDNVFVIQIQHPRYRLDRFDLVVTPRHDYYALTAKGQQEVPWLFRRWITPREPPGPNVVLTAGALHQADSAALRIAATNWHDALAPLPKPLVVVSIGGPTRNCNYGVDLAKQLVSSLHNVSETCGSVRISFSRRTPQKVADLILREFSTHPKFYIWGGEEPNPHLGHLAWADAFIITADSISMLSEACSTGKPVYVVGTEHCRWKFSDFHNTLHKRGAVRPFTGLEDMSDSWSYPPLNDAIDVAARVREVLAQRGWTVG